Proteins from a genomic interval of Lycium ferocissimum isolate CSIRO_LF1 chromosome 2, AGI_CSIRO_Lferr_CH_V1, whole genome shotgun sequence:
- the LOC132044470 gene encoding phospholipase A1-II 1-like codes for MKDAIWYYMTNGLISHHTYGKKISHLYTEKRNLKARKLSHKLCQPLGYLKVQQKQEYYKRKMFNCFKPRKNPRETIEKMQNANKNKGNIAQRWSLLSGSNNWEGLLDPLDNDLRQYLIHYGEMAQATRDAFNNDKTSKYAGSCRYSKKNLFSQTGIAMSNPFKYEVTKYFYATSSIHVPEAFIIKSLSREAWSKESNWIGFVAVATDEGKIALGRRDIVIAWRGSVPALEWINDFEFFKVSAPIIFGEESEPRVHQGWYSIYTSDDPRSPFNKASARDQVFGEVQRLVEQYKNEEITITVTGNSMGAALATLNAVDIVFNGINKGVPVTAFLFASPKVGDENFKETFSELEYLRALRVRNIPDIIPDCPLIGYSEVGIELDIDTRESGYLKGPGDDNTWHNLECYLHGIAGTQGSEGGFKLEVERDISLVNKYLDTLKDEYGVPTSWWVVKNKGMVQQQNGSWILMDHEDDDL; via the exons TCATCATACATATGGGAAGAAGATATCACATTTGTACACAGAAAAAAGGAATTTAAAAGCACGGAAGTTAAGTCACAAGCTTTGCCAACCTTTAGGATATTTAAAGGTCCAACAAAAACAAGAATACTATAAGAGGAAAATGTTCAACTGCttcaaaccaagaaaaaacCCAAGGGAAACCATAGAAAAGATGCAAAATGCAAACAAGAATAAGGGCAATATAGCACAAAGATGGAGCCTTCTTAGTGGGAGTAACAATTGGGAAGGCTTATTAGATCCACTTGACAATGATCTTCGTCAGTACCTCATTCACTACGGGGAAATGGCACAAGCAACTCGAGACGCCTTCAACAACGACAAGACCTCTAAGTACGCTGGAAGTTGCAGATACTCTAAGAAGAACCTCTTTTCTCAAACGGGGATTGCAATGTCGAATCCATTCAAGTATGAGGTAACCAAATATTTTTACGCGACATCATCAATACATGTTCCAGAAgcattcatcataaaatcattgtcaagGGAAGCTTGGAGTAAAGAGTCAAATTGGATTGGTTTTGTTGCTGTGGCTACTGATGAGGGGAAGATTGCATTAGGAAGAAGGGATATAGTGATTGCATGGAGAGGCAGTGTTCCGGCTTTGGAATGGATTAacgattttgaattttttaaagtcTCAGCCCCTATAATCTTTGGTGAAGAATCTGAACCTAGGGTTCATCAAGGATGGTATTCCATTTATACTTCAGATGATCCACGATCACCATTCAATAAAGCCAGTGCTAGAGATCAG GTGTTTGGTGAAGTTCAAAGATTGGTGGAACAATACAAGAATGAAGAAATTACCATAACTGTAACAGGGAATAGCATGGGGGCAGCACTCGCGACACTAAATGCAGTAGATATTGTTTTCAATGGAATTAACAAGGGAGTTCCAGTCACAGCATTTCTATTTGCAAGTCCAAAGGTGGGAGATGAAAATTTCAAGGAAACCTTCTCAGAACTCGAATATCTTCGAGCTCTGAGAGTCCGAAATATTCCAGATATAATTCCAGATTGTCCGTTGATTGGCTACTCAGAAGTTGGTATCGAATTAGACATTGACACTAGGGAATCGGGCTATCTAAAAGGTCCTGGAGATGATAACACTTGGCATAACCTGGAATGTTACTTGCATGGAATTGCTGGAACGCAAGGATCCGAAGGAGGGTTCAAGTTAGAAGTGGAACGCGATATTTCACTTGTTAACAAGTATTTGGACAcgttaaaagatgaatatggTGTACCAACTTCATGGTGGGTTGTGAAGAATAAAGGAATGGTTCAACAGCAAAATGGATCTTGGATTCTCATGGATCATGAAGATGATGATTTGTAA